A stretch of the Filimonas lacunae genome encodes the following:
- a CDS encoding glutamate synthase subunit beta produces MGKPTGFLEFTRELPGKKAPQERVKNYNEFIERFSPDKLNQQSARCMNCGVPFCHSGCPLGNVIPEFNDAVYRKSWKEAYEILSSTNNFPEFTGRICPAPCESACVLGINQPPVAIEEIEKHIIEIAFENGLVKPRKPNVRTGKKIAVVGSGPSGLAAAAQLNYAGHSVTVFERDNRPGGLLRYGIPDFKLEKSVIDRRVALMEEEGVTFRCNANVGVNVSVNDLVREFHVIVLAGGSTIPRDLPIPGRQLKGVHYAMEFLKQQNQRVAKEPVTGEDILSTGKNVVVIGGGDTGSDCVGTSNRHGAKSITQFELMPKPASSRTPFMPWPTYPMILKTSTSHDEGCERHWAIATKEFLGNEKGELTGLKIVDLEWKITEDGRPAQFTEIAGSERTIPCERAYLAMGFLHPQHEGMLKELGVETDERGNVKAGEKAFQSNIAKVFACGDMRRGQSLVVWAISEGRECARKVDEFLMGTSLLETKDESLLQAVI; encoded by the coding sequence ATGGGGAAACCAACAGGTTTTTTAGAATTTACAAGAGAACTACCGGGCAAAAAAGCTCCGCAGGAGCGTGTGAAGAATTACAATGAGTTTATAGAACGCTTTAGCCCGGACAAACTGAACCAACAAAGTGCGCGCTGCATGAACTGTGGCGTTCCCTTTTGTCATAGCGGCTGCCCTTTAGGTAACGTAATACCCGAATTTAACGATGCGGTATACCGTAAAAGCTGGAAAGAAGCTTACGAAATACTCAGCAGCACCAATAACTTTCCTGAATTTACCGGCCGTATTTGTCCTGCACCATGCGAAAGCGCCTGTGTACTGGGTATCAACCAGCCACCGGTAGCTATCGAGGAAATAGAAAAGCACATTATTGAAATTGCTTTTGAAAACGGCCTGGTAAAACCACGCAAACCCAATGTGCGCACGGGTAAAAAAATTGCAGTAGTAGGTAGCGGACCATCTGGTTTGGCAGCTGCTGCCCAATTAAACTACGCAGGCCACAGTGTTACTGTGTTTGAAAGAGACAACAGGCCAGGCGGCCTGTTACGTTATGGTATACCCGACTTCAAACTGGAAAAATCAGTGATTGACAGGCGTGTTGCCCTGATGGAAGAAGAAGGTGTAACCTTCCGTTGCAACGCCAACGTGGGTGTAAACGTAAGCGTGAACGACTTGGTAAGAGAATTTCATGTGATAGTGTTGGCGGGCGGTTCTACCATTCCACGCGACTTACCTATCCCTGGCCGTCAACTGAAAGGCGTGCATTATGCCATGGAGTTTTTGAAACAACAAAACCAGCGCGTAGCCAAAGAGCCCGTTACCGGTGAAGACATTTTATCTACCGGCAAAAACGTAGTGGTAATTGGTGGTGGCGATACTGGCAGCGACTGCGTAGGAACCAGCAACAGGCACGGCGCTAAAAGCATTACCCAGTTTGAACTGATGCCTAAGCCCGCCAGCAGCCGTACCCCATTCATGCCATGGCCTACCTACCCCATGATATTGAAAACCTCTACTTCGCACGACGAAGGTTGTGAGCGTCATTGGGCTATTGCCACCAAAGAATTTTTGGGTAACGAAAAAGGAGAACTGACCGGGTTAAAGATTGTTGACCTGGAATGGAAAATAACAGAAGATGGCCGCCCTGCCCAGTTTACCGAAATAGCTGGCAGCGAAAGAACCATTCCTTGTGAAAGAGCTTACCTGGCTATGGGCTTTTTACACCCGCAACATGAAGGCATGTTAAAAGAACTGGGTGTAGAAACCGACGAAAGAGGTAATGTAAAAGCAGGCGAAAAAGCTTTCCAAAGCAATATTGCCAAAGTTTTTGCCTGCGGCGATATGCGCAGAGGGCAATCGCTGGTAGTTTGGGCCATTAGCGAAGGGCGCGAATGTGCCAGGAAAGTAGACGAATTTTTGATGGGAACTTCCTTGCTGGAAACCAAAGATGAATCGCTTTTACAAGCCGTGATTTAG
- the fbp gene encoding class 1 fructose-bisphosphatase codes for MQTHIMTLEEFTIQELRNFPKATGQLSGLLRDISLAAKRINVEVNKAGLVHHIIGSTGTTNIQGEEVQKLDEFANAQLINVLRGGINCAGIASEETDDIMPFDDPMSNKAKYVVLFDPLDGSSNIDVNISIGSIFCIMRRVTPLGTPCTEEDFLQDGKAIVAAGYIIYGSSTMMVYATRRGVNGFTLDPSIGEFTLSHPNISQPASGTIYSVNYGNFGSFSGQVQQFIENCQNRHKNNGGPYSLRYTGSLVADIHRNMLKGGIFLYPTTSKAPNGKLRLLYECMPMAFIVERAGGKASNGSKRILDIKATSLHQRSALIIGSEEMMIEYHNEQRVDTSRHLVY; via the coding sequence ATGCAAACACACATCATGACGCTGGAAGAGTTTACTATTCAGGAATTAAGAAACTTTCCGAAAGCTACCGGACAGCTATCCGGCCTGCTGCGCGATATTAGCCTTGCCGCTAAACGCATTAATGTAGAAGTAAACAAAGCCGGACTGGTGCATCATATCATTGGCAGCACCGGCACCACCAATATACAGGGCGAAGAAGTACAAAAACTGGATGAATTTGCCAATGCCCAACTGATTAATGTGCTACGTGGCGGCATTAACTGTGCAGGTATAGCCAGTGAAGAAACAGATGATATTATGCCTTTTGACGATCCCATGAGCAATAAGGCTAAGTATGTGGTACTGTTTGATCCGTTGGATGGCAGCAGCAATATTGACGTAAACATTTCCATAGGCAGCATCTTCTGCATCATGCGCCGGGTAACGCCATTGGGCACACCTTGCACAGAAGAAGATTTTTTACAGGATGGCAAAGCTATAGTAGCAGCGGGCTACATCATTTACGGTTCCAGCACCATGATGGTATATGCAACCCGCAGAGGAGTAAATGGCTTTACCCTTGATCCTTCTATTGGCGAGTTCACCCTCAGTCATCCCAACATTAGCCAGCCGGCTTCGGGTACTATCTACTCGGTGAACTATGGCAATTTTGGATCGTTCAGCGGACAAGTGCAACAGTTTATTGAGAATTGTCAGAACAGGCATAAAAATAATGGCGGCCCTTATTCGTTACGTTACACTGGCAGCCTGGTTGCCGACATACACCGTAACATGCTGAAAGGTGGCATATTCTTGTACCCCACCACCAGCAAAGCACCTAATGGCAAGCTGCGTTTATTATATGAATGTATGCCTATGGCATTTATTGTAGAGCGGGCAGGCGGCAAAGCCAGTAACGGCAGCAAAAGAATACTGGACATAAAAGCAACATCTCTTCACCAGCGATCTGCATTGATTATCGGCAGTGAAGAGATGATGATTGAATACCATAACGAACAACGTGTGGATACGTCCCGTCATCTGGTATACTAA
- a CDS encoding phosphoenolpyruvate carboxylase gives MDNVLQQYKNLVAIRFQLYNSLFTSLPFHRIEKTGVLLSLFLIHCEEGYRKQQSPNDIITSFMEQYTPYRKEQELLDLLFRFIQYAERQVVLFDALEDAAFCNTHDMNGPGSLKHLQSEVIQKGKQGALAEKMKRFSIRMVLTAHPTQFYPGEVLGIISDLAKALSNADSATVNEYLQQLGKTPFLKREKPKPYDEAVSLLWYLENIFYPASGKILSEIKSQFPDAVDANNPLIHLGFWPGGDRDGNPFVTSDTTVKVAESLRRSIMKCYYLELRKLRRRLTFKGISDALLNLENQLYTNLFVKEYPCDVCGNQLLKTLLEIRETLITQHNGLFLYKLENLISKVQVFGLHFASLDVRQDSGVHGKLIEDILAHTKLLPANYQQLDEDGKIAALMNVKELEDIAVLDDELSRDCVETVRAIKGIQQVNGEKGCHRYIISHTTSAVNIMEVYGLFMLSGWDKKALTIDIVPLFETVEDLQNAGAAMQKLYAIKEYRAHLEARGNTQTIMLGFSDGTKDGGYLMANWSIYKAKEELTRISREYDIDVVFFDGRGGPPARGGGKTHKFYASMGQNIANNEIQLTIQGQTISSNFGTIDSAQFNIEQLINAGISNELFAPRRDTLSAEEDALLNQLAVDSFDSYVKLKNHPYFLEYLGHASPLRFYSQTNIGSRPAKRGSSNQLSLNDLRAIPYVGSWSQLKQNVTGYYGVGQALKKMDEAGRWNEVSSLYKSSLLFKTLMDNCEMSMKKTFFPLTAFLSEHPKYGEIWNLIYAEYELTKKYVLRLSGNADLMGDYPVDQLSIQMRERIVLPLLTIQQFGITKVRELEEQLIDSPVKSNYEKMVMRCSFGIINAGRNSV, from the coding sequence ATGGATAACGTTTTACAACAATACAAAAACCTGGTAGCCATCAGGTTCCAATTGTATAACAGTCTTTTCACCTCCCTTCCCTTTCACCGTATCGAAAAAACGGGAGTGCTGTTATCGCTGTTCCTGATACATTGCGAAGAAGGCTACAGAAAGCAACAGAGCCCTAATGACATCATTACCTCTTTTATGGAGCAGTACACCCCGTATCGGAAAGAACAGGAGTTACTGGATCTGTTGTTTAGATTTATACAATATGCCGAAAGGCAGGTTGTGCTGTTTGATGCCCTGGAAGATGCAGCTTTCTGCAACACCCATGACATGAACGGTCCCGGCAGTTTAAAACACCTGCAGTCGGAAGTGATACAAAAAGGCAAGCAGGGAGCGCTGGCCGAAAAGATGAAGCGTTTTTCCATTCGCATGGTGTTAACTGCGCATCCTACCCAGTTTTATCCTGGCGAGGTATTGGGCATTATCAGCGATCTGGCAAAAGCCTTATCTAATGCCGATAGCGCTACGGTAAACGAATACCTGCAACAATTGGGCAAAACGCCTTTCCTCAAAAGAGAAAAACCGAAACCATACGATGAGGCGGTAAGCCTGTTATGGTATCTCGAAAACATATTCTACCCCGCTTCCGGCAAAATACTCAGTGAAATAAAATCGCAGTTCCCGGATGCGGTGGATGCCAACAACCCGTTAATTCACCTGGGCTTCTGGCCTGGTGGCGACAGGGATGGTAACCCTTTCGTAACCTCCGATACTACGGTAAAGGTGGCCGAATCGCTGCGTCGCAGCATTATGAAGTGCTACTATCTGGAGCTGCGTAAGCTGCGTCGCCGTCTTACCTTTAAAGGTATCAGTGATGCGTTGCTGAACCTCGAAAACCAGTTGTATACCAACCTGTTTGTGAAAGAATATCCTTGCGATGTTTGTGGCAACCAGCTGTTGAAAACATTACTGGAAATAAGGGAAACGCTTATTACCCAGCACAATGGTCTGTTCCTGTACAAACTGGAAAACCTTATTAGTAAGGTGCAGGTGTTTGGTTTGCACTTTGCTTCACTGGACGTGCGTCAGGACAGCGGTGTTCATGGTAAGCTGATTGAAGACATCCTGGCTCATACAAAACTGTTGCCAGCCAACTACCAGCAGCTAGATGAGGACGGCAAAATTGCCGCGCTGATGAACGTAAAAGAGCTGGAAGATATTGCTGTGCTGGATGACGAATTAAGTCGCGACTGTGTTGAAACAGTACGTGCGATAAAGGGCATTCAACAGGTGAACGGCGAAAAAGGTTGTCACCGCTATATCATCAGTCATACTACCAGCGCTGTAAACATCATGGAGGTGTACGGTTTGTTTATGCTGAGTGGCTGGGATAAAAAAGCACTGACCATTGATATCGTTCCATTGTTCGAAACTGTGGAAGATTTACAAAATGCAGGTGCTGCTATGCAGAAGCTGTATGCTATCAAAGAGTATCGTGCACACCTGGAAGCCCGTGGCAACACCCAAACCATCATGTTAGGCTTCTCTGATGGCACTAAGGATGGCGGTTACCTGATGGCTAACTGGAGCATTTATAAAGCGAAAGAAGAATTAACCCGCATATCCCGTGAATATGATATCGATGTTGTGTTCTTTGATGGCAGGGGAGGTCCACCAGCCCGTGGGGGGGGGAAAACGCATAAGTTCTACGCTTCTATGGGCCAGAATATCGCCAACAACGAAATTCAATTAACCATACAAGGGCAAACCATCAGCTCTAATTTCGGCACTATCGACTCTGCCCAGTTTAACATTGAGCAGTTAATCAATGCCGGTATTTCCAATGAGTTGTTTGCACCACGCAGAGATACACTTTCTGCCGAAGAAGATGCACTGTTAAACCAACTGGCTGTAGATAGCTTTGATTCTTATGTGAAGCTGAAAAATCATCCTTACTTCCTGGAATATCTGGGCCATGCCAGTCCGTTACGTTTCTATTCACAAACCAACATAGGTAGTCGTCCTGCTAAAAGAGGTTCCAGCAACCAGTTAAGCTTAAACGATCTCAGGGCCATTCCTTATGTAGGTTCCTGGAGCCAGTTAAAGCAAAACGTTACCGGTTACTATGGGGTAGGCCAGGCGTTAAAGAAAATGGATGAAGCCGGCAGGTGGAACGAGGTTAGCAGCCTGTATAAAAGCAGTCTGTTGTTTAAAACCTTAATGGACAACTGCGAAATGTCTATGAAAAAGACATTTTTCCCGCTCACCGCTTTCTTATCAGAGCATCCGAAGTACGGCGAAATCTGGAATCTGATCTATGCTGAATACGAATTAACCAAAAAGTACGTGTTGCGTTTATCCGGTAATGCAGATCTGATGGGTGATTACCCGGTTGATCAGTTGTCTATCCAAATGCGTGAGCGTATTGTGTTGCCGCTGTTAACCATTCAGCAGTTTGGTATCACCAAAGTGCGCGAACTGGAAGAGCAGTTAATTGATTCTCCGGTGAAAAGTAACTATGAGAAAATGGTAATGCGTTGCTCATTTGGCATCATCAACGCAGGTCGCAACTCGGTATAA
- a CDS encoding serine hydrolase domain-containing protein, which yields MRNVFYLLSAMALTAAATVNAQEVLHPAAPAAAHVSAERLQRIDKTIQQYIDSNWLKGAIALIARDGNIVYNKAFGTGGAEGNATMQKDNIFRIASQTKAITSVAVMMLFEEGKLLLDDPISKYIPSFAKPQVLDQFNEADSSYTTTPAKREITIRDLLTHTSGIGYAGIGAKKTKAIYAKASIPSGIGSDTFHLATAITRLGTLPLEHNPGEKFTYGLNTDVLGYLVEVVSGMSLDQFFKTRIFEPLGMKDTYFYLPQEKQNRLVALYTIDKDTKKLVPYQEKPGIAFSVDYAKRKGTYYSGGAGLVSTVQDYAIFLQALLNGGIYNGKRILSPRTVELMIMNQVGDIQVGLNKFGLGFEITTEKGMAKLGASTGTFSWGGYFGTIYWADPQKHLVGLLFINQSPLTHGEIQDKFKALVYQSLD from the coding sequence ATGAGAAATGTATTTTACCTGCTGTCAGCCATGGCGCTGACAGCAGCAGCAACCGTAAATGCCCAGGAAGTATTGCATCCCGCCGCCCCGGCAGCGGCCCATGTTTCGGCCGAACGTTTACAACGTATCGACAAAACCATTCAGCAGTACATTGACAGCAACTGGTTGAAAGGTGCTATAGCACTTATTGCCCGTGATGGCAATATTGTATATAACAAGGCATTCGGAACCGGTGGGGCAGAAGGGAACGCTACTATGCAAAAAGATAATATCTTTCGCATCGCTTCCCAAACCAAAGCCATTACCAGTGTGGCGGTAATGATGCTGTTTGAAGAAGGAAAGCTGCTGTTAGACGATCCCATTTCTAAATACATTCCTTCTTTTGCCAAACCACAGGTGCTGGATCAGTTTAACGAAGCCGATAGTTCTTATACTACCACACCCGCCAAGCGGGAAATCACTATCCGCGATCTGTTAACGCATACTTCTGGTATTGGTTATGCGGGCATTGGTGCTAAAAAAACAAAAGCTATTTATGCCAAGGCGAGTATTCCATCAGGTATAGGCAGTGATACATTTCATTTAGCTACTGCTATTACCCGTTTAGGAACTTTACCATTAGAGCATAACCCGGGAGAAAAATTCACTTATGGCTTAAACACCGATGTGTTAGGTTACCTGGTAGAGGTAGTGTCGGGTATGAGTTTAGACCAGTTTTTTAAAACACGCATCTTTGAGCCACTGGGCATGAAGGATACTTATTTTTACCTGCCACAGGAAAAACAAAATCGCCTGGTAGCACTATACACAATAGATAAAGACACGAAAAAACTGGTTCCTTACCAAGAAAAACCGGGCATCGCTTTTTCTGTAGACTATGCTAAAAGAAAAGGTACTTATTATTCTGGTGGTGCAGGCCTGGTATCTACCGTACAAGACTATGCTATCTTTTTGCAGGCGTTGCTGAACGGAGGCATTTATAATGGAAAACGCATCTTATCGCCCCGTACCGTAGAACTCATGATTATGAATCAGGTAGGTGATATTCAGGTAGGGCTTAACAAGTTTGGTTTGGGGTTCGAAATCACCACCGAAAAAGGAATGGCTAAGCTGGGCGCTTCTACGGGTACTTTTTCCTGGGGAGGCTACTTTGGCACCATTTACTGGGCCGATCCGCAAAAGCACCTGGTAGGATTACTGTTTATTAACCAATCGCCGTTAACTCATGGCGAGATACAGGATAAGTTTAAAGCACTGGTATATCAAAGCCTGGATTAG
- a CDS encoding outer membrane beta-barrel protein — translation MLQKLFATGVAACAAVCVDAQDTTKTGTFTLSGNADVYYRYNTSKPPVFDPTTSNAPYYNSPTSFTHSHNSFELGMASLKAEYTKGKAGVVADLGFGRRAEEFAYNDANTRLAIKQLYVTYAPSDAVKFTFGSWATHVGYEVLDPYLNRNYSMSYMFSYGPFSHTGLKADISLGGKSALMLGIANPTDVRDGSTLPKSVLAQFSTGSKDDKLKLYVNFVGGKQNDFKKVIQGDVVVTYAATSKFSIGYNGTLQSVSTRPTTADDYTSGKWWGSALYLNVDPKDWFGLTGRFEYIGDKDNIIGVNHAIVPTISANFKVDNLTIIPEFRFDATNNETIFQKASGGTSKSTGSFILAATYHF, via the coding sequence ATGTTACAAAAATTATTTGCAACAGGCGTTGCAGCATGCGCAGCCGTATGCGTAGACGCGCAAGACACCACTAAGACAGGCACTTTTACGCTATCGGGAAACGCCGACGTTTATTACAGATACAACACCTCTAAACCTCCTGTATTTGACCCTACTACATCCAACGCACCTTATTACAATAGCCCTACCAGCTTTACCCATTCTCATAACTCATTTGAGTTAGGAATGGCCAGTTTAAAAGCAGAGTACACCAAAGGCAAAGCCGGCGTAGTGGCCGACCTGGGCTTTGGCAGAAGAGCAGAAGAATTTGCTTACAATGATGCAAACACCCGTTTAGCCATTAAACAATTATATGTAACCTACGCTCCTTCGGATGCGGTGAAGTTTACTTTTGGTAGCTGGGCCACCCATGTGGGCTACGAAGTACTGGATCCCTACCTGAACAGAAACTATAGCATGAGTTACATGTTCTCTTATGGGCCCTTTTCTCACACAGGATTGAAAGCCGACATTAGCCTGGGTGGCAAAAGCGCCTTGATGTTAGGTATTGCCAACCCTACCGATGTAAGAGACGGCAGCACTTTACCTAAAAGCGTTTTGGCTCAGTTTTCTACAGGCAGCAAGGATGATAAGCTGAAACTGTATGTAAACTTTGTAGGTGGCAAACAAAACGACTTTAAGAAAGTAATACAAGGAGATGTAGTAGTCACATATGCGGCAACTTCTAAATTTAGTATAGGCTACAATGGCACCCTGCAATCGGTAAGCACAAGACCAACCACTGCTGATGACTATACCAGCGGCAAATGGTGGGGTTCGGCTTTATACCTGAACGTTGATCCTAAAGATTGGTTTGGCCTTACCGGCAGATTTGAATATATAGGAGATAAAGACAACATCATTGGCGTAAACCACGCTATTGTGCCTACTATTTCTGCCAATTTTAAAGTAGACAACCTTACCATTATACCTGAGTTTCGCTTTGATGCTACCAATAATGAAACCATATTCCAGAAAGCTTCCGGCGGTACCAGCAAGTCAACAGGCAGCTTTATACTGGCAGCCACTTATCACTTTTAA
- a CDS encoding ammonium transporter, producing MSKVTIKQVAPFVLLSAIALGALTIQSKPDTNDPSTYSAADITWILVSSALVFLMTPGLAFFYGGMVDRKNVISTMMKSLVAAGVVSVLWIVVGFSLCFGDSIGGFIGNPTTFMFFKNVMTGAPHLQDGAPLTIPLGLFAVFQLMFAIITPGLVVGAVAERIRFTAYVLFVALFGLLVYAPLAHWSWHPNGFLAKMGVFDFAGGTVVHISAGCAALAGALVLKRRHTHIEHREIPPANVPYVLIGTGLLWFGWFGFNAGSALSAGPLAVSAFFTTNTAAGAAGLSWMFFDVVRGKKPSALGFCIGAVVGLVAITPAAGFVAVPQSIFIGVVAAIISNVAVYFKQKSTLDDALDVFPCHGIGGMVGMLMTGIFASKNVNPAGPEGGLAFFLIQLKAMLIVVAYSFVVSYAIFKFIGLILPLRVTAEEELEGLDATQHNEEYAGKNLTATLAAS from the coding sequence ATGAGTAAAGTCACTATCAAACAGGTGGCACCCTTTGTACTCTTGTCGGCGATTGCACTTGGAGCCCTCACCATTCAATCCAAACCAGACACCAACGATCCCAGTACTTACAGCGCGGCTGATATTACATGGATTTTAGTATCCTCTGCCCTTGTGTTTTTAATGACTCCCGGTCTTGCCTTTTTCTACGGTGGGATGGTGGACAGAAAAAACGTGATTTCCACTATGATGAAAAGTCTGGTGGCTGCAGGTGTGGTAAGTGTATTATGGATAGTAGTAGGCTTTAGCCTTTGCTTTGGCGACTCTATCGGAGGTTTCATTGGCAATCCCACCACCTTTATGTTTTTCAAGAATGTAATGACCGGCGCTCCCCATTTACAGGATGGCGCTCCCTTAACTATCCCTTTAGGCTTATTTGCCGTTTTCCAGTTAATGTTTGCTATCATCACCCCAGGCCTGGTAGTAGGTGCCGTTGCAGAACGTATCCGTTTTACCGCCTATGTGCTGTTTGTGGCATTATTTGGCCTGCTGGTGTACGCACCACTGGCACACTGGAGCTGGCATCCCAACGGCTTCCTGGCTAAAATGGGTGTATTTGACTTTGCAGGTGGTACCGTAGTACACATTTCTGCAGGTTGTGCCGCTTTAGCAGGTGCTTTAGTATTAAAACGCAGACATACACATATTGAACACAGAGAAATTCCGCCAGCCAACGTGCCTTACGTGTTGATTGGTACCGGTTTACTGTGGTTTGGCTGGTTTGGCTTTAACGCCGGTAGCGCTTTAAGTGCTGGTCCGTTAGCCGTTTCTGCCTTCTTTACCACTAACACCGCTGCTGGTGCTGCTGGTTTATCATGGATGTTCTTTGACGTGGTACGTGGCAAAAAACCATCTGCCTTAGGCTTTTGTATCGGTGCCGTAGTAGGCCTGGTAGCTATTACGCCTGCCGCAGGTTTTGTAGCCGTGCCACAAAGTATATTCATTGGCGTAGTAGCTGCTATCATTTCAAACGTAGCGGTTTACTTCAAACAAAAATCAACTTTAGATGATGCCTTAGACGTATTCCCTTGCCACGGTATTGGCGGTATGGTGGGTATGTTAATGACAGGCATTTTCGCTTCTAAAAACGTAAACCCTGCTGGTCCGGAAGGCGGCCTTGCCTTCTTCCTGATTCAACTGAAAGCAATGTTGATAGTAGTGGCTTACAGCTTTGTAGTATCTTATGCCATCTTTAAGTTCATCGGCTTAATTCTGCCATTACGTGTAACAGCAGAAGAAGAACTGGAAGGCCTGGATGCAACTCAACACAATGAAGAATATGCCGGTAAAAACTTAACAGCTACTTTAGCGGCATCCTAA
- the lpdA gene encoding dihydrolipoyl dehydrogenase: MAYDVIVLGSGPGGYPAAIRASQLGFKVAIIEKEVLGGICLNWGCIPTKALLKSTQVYEYMKHSTAYGINATGVQADFGAVIKRSRGVADKMNKGVQFLMKKNKIDVIMGFGKLKAKGQIEVTAADGSKSVVEGKYIVVATGARARQLPNLPIDGKKVIGYREAMVLPEQPKSMIVVGSGAIGVEFAYIYNSLGTKVTIVEFLPRIVPVEDEDISKELEKQYKKLGIEVMTNSSVEKVDIAGKGVKATVKKQDGSTVVLEADVVLSAVGIAANIEGIGLEELGIKTDKGRITVDKNYQTNVPGIYAIGDCVPGQALAHVATKEGINAAEAIGFIEKKYAHQPEAIDYNNVPGCTYCTPEIASVGYTEKAAKEAGYEVKVGKFPFIASGKATAAGATDGFVKVIFDAKYGEFLGAHMIGTNVTEMIAEVSVARKLETTGHEILNAIHPHPTMSEAVKEAVAVAYGEAIDI, encoded by the coding sequence ATGGCATACGATGTAATTGTTTTGGGCAGTGGTCCCGGAGGTTATCCCGCCGCTATCCGTGCCTCACAGCTTGGATTTAAAGTAGCTATCATTGAAAAAGAAGTGTTAGGTGGTATATGCCTTAACTGGGGTTGTATTCCTACAAAAGCGCTGCTGAAGAGCACGCAGGTGTATGAATATATGAAACACAGCACTGCCTATGGTATTAATGCAACAGGTGTGCAAGCCGATTTTGGCGCCGTTATCAAGCGTAGCCGTGGCGTTGCCGACAAAATGAATAAAGGCGTTCAGTTTCTGATGAAGAAGAACAAGATTGATGTAATCATGGGCTTCGGTAAACTGAAAGCAAAAGGCCAGATAGAAGTAACTGCTGCCGATGGTTCTAAAAGCGTGGTAGAAGGTAAATACATTGTTGTTGCTACCGGCGCCCGCGCCCGTCAGCTGCCTAACTTACCTATCGATGGTAAGAAAGTGATCGGCTACCGCGAAGCAATGGTATTGCCTGAGCAACCAAAAAGCATGATTGTGGTAGGTAGCGGCGCCATAGGCGTTGAGTTTGCTTACATTTATAATAGCCTGGGTACTAAAGTTACCATTGTTGAGTTTTTACCACGCATTGTGCCTGTTGAAGATGAAGACATTTCTAAAGAACTGGAAAAACAATACAAGAAATTAGGCATTGAAGTAATGACCAACTCTTCTGTAGAGAAAGTGGACATTGCTGGCAAAGGCGTAAAAGCGACTGTTAAAAAACAAGACGGCAGCACCGTGGTTCTGGAAGCTGACGTGGTGTTAAGCGCTGTAGGTATCGCTGCTAACATTGAAGGTATCGGACTGGAAGAGTTAGGCATCAAAACCGACAAAGGCCGTATTACCGTTGACAAAAACTACCAAACCAACGTACCAGGCATTTATGCTATTGGTGATTGCGTTCCTGGTCAGGCCCTGGCACATGTTGCTACCAAAGAAGGTATCAATGCTGCAGAAGCTATCGGTTTCATTGAAAAGAAATATGCTCACCAGCCTGAGGCTATCGACTATAACAACGTTCCTGGTTGTACTTATTGCACTCCTGAAATAGCCAGCGTTGGTTATACAGAGAAAGCTGCGAAAGAAGCTGGTTACGAAGTGAAAGTAGGTAAGTTTCCATTTATCGCTTCCGGTAAAGCTACTGCTGCCGGTGCCACTGATGGTTTTGTAAAAGTAATTTTCGACGCTAAATATGGTGAATTCCTGGGCGCGCACATGATCGGTACCAACGTAACAGAAATGATTGCGGAAGTATCAGTAGCACGTAAACTGGAAACTACCGGCCACGAAATTCTGAACGCTATTCACCCCCACCCAACTATGAGTGAAGCGGTGAAAGAAGCGGTTGCTGTAGCTTACGGCGAAGCAATTGACATCTAG